A portion of the Paenibacillus marchantiae genome contains these proteins:
- a CDS encoding YceI family protein, with product MSNVKWEVDPDHSSVEFSVTHLMINKIKGVFEQFEAVLSFDPNDVTTLGIQASIDANSITTRQRQRDEHLRSDEFFHTAQYPAITFQSTNCVLTGERQYELAGNLTLHGVTKPITFHTVFEGFNKDPRGRERVGFHSTASIDRNEFGLSFNSPLETGGIVVGNEVSIELYIEAIRIE from the coding sequence ATGAGCAATGTCAAATGGGAAGTGGATCCGGATCACAGCTCTGTTGAGTTTTCGGTGACGCATTTAATGATTAATAAAATCAAAGGTGTATTCGAGCAGTTCGAAGCGGTTTTAAGTTTTGACCCCAACGATGTAACAACCTTGGGTATTCAGGCTTCCATCGACGCAAATAGTATTACTACTCGCCAGCGGCAACGAGATGAACACCTGAGGAGCGATGAATTCTTTCATACTGCCCAGTATCCAGCGATTACGTTTCAAAGTACCAACTGCGTTCTTACTGGCGAACGGCAATATGAACTTGCAGGCAATTTAACGCTGCATGGCGTAACAAAACCTATTACTTTTCATACCGTTTTTGAAGGGTTTAATAAAGACCCTCGAGGCCGGGAACGTGTGGGATTTCATTCGACTGCCAGTATCGATCGTAATGAATTTGGTTTGAGCTTTAACTCGCCTCTGGAAACGGGTGGAATTGTCGTCGGAAATGAAGTAAGCATCGAGCTTTATATCGAAGCAATTCGAATAGAATAG
- a CDS encoding 5'-nucleotidase C-terminal domain-containing protein, which translates to MYWKKVLGQSTIRVATAALLLTQLLGAAGSVSAAGKDVEVHLIGINDFHGQLDTTSIVSDKKAGTAPILATYLKEAQAKYEHSLLFHNGDSVGASAPVSSLDRDEPTMEWMNMMGFDVASLGNHEFDQGVAALKAQIFGGLDPKEGKVTHAGAKFDYVNANVIETATGKTLIKPYVIKEVGGVKIGFIGLVTKSTPAKVSPSGTAGVRFLSAEEEVEAVNKYAKELQDKGVETIIVLAHDPATTKEGVTTGEAADLAKALPADSPVDVIVAGDNHALANGEVNGKLIVQAYSYGTAFEDIKLMIDPATGDVTEKSATVTSTFQEGVKEDPESLAIIKKSLDKHPELTKPVGTTDGSVTRTDAYNNEAALGNLIADSMREADFGDKASAADFAFMNPGGIRADLPKGDVTFADLAKIQPFGNTLVKLELTGEQIKTLLQQQWGTNADGTPNTKTLQISGLKYTADFNKPVAERVTGLTLEDGTPIDPAKTYTAVVNNFMAAGGDNYKVLVDAKSSLAGPIDLDVFYQYIVDTYKGADIVAKTEGRITNLAASKEETETPATTEFISRAEFVSALVDLLKLNEVAAAPAFKDVAANASYADAIAEATHAGFIQGYGGNFNPDRDITREEAATILAKLVKDQASDKNAATIIAGFEDGKTVSTYAVKPMAKLIDKGILSAAEKNLLQPKQGLSTNDAKALIQKAVAAKAS; encoded by the coding sequence ATGTATTGGAAAAAAGTTCTGGGCCAAAGCACAATTCGTGTGGCAACTGCTGCACTACTACTCACCCAACTATTGGGCGCAGCAGGTTCTGTCTCTGCCGCAGGCAAAGATGTAGAAGTACACTTGATTGGTATCAATGACTTCCACGGTCAGTTAGATACCACATCGATCGTTAGTGATAAAAAGGCAGGAACGGCTCCAATTTTAGCAACCTACTTAAAAGAAGCTCAAGCAAAATATGAGCATTCCCTACTCTTCCATAATGGAGACTCTGTGGGTGCATCTGCTCCAGTCTCATCTCTTGATCGTGACGAGCCTACCATGGAATGGATGAATATGATGGGCTTTGATGTAGCTTCTCTAGGCAATCATGAATTCGACCAAGGTGTCGCTGCTTTGAAGGCACAAATCTTTGGTGGCCTTGATCCAAAAGAAGGAAAAGTAACTCATGCTGGTGCAAAATTTGATTACGTCAATGCAAACGTCATTGAAACTGCCACTGGCAAAACATTGATTAAGCCGTATGTTATTAAAGAAGTAGGCGGAGTCAAAATCGGATTCATCGGATTAGTGACGAAATCCACACCTGCCAAAGTATCCCCATCTGGGACAGCTGGCGTTCGTTTCTTAAGCGCAGAAGAAGAAGTTGAAGCCGTTAATAAATATGCAAAAGAATTGCAAGATAAAGGTGTAGAAACGATCATCGTATTGGCGCATGATCCAGCAACAACCAAAGAAGGCGTAACCACTGGAGAAGCAGCTGATTTAGCAAAAGCTTTGCCAGCTGATTCCCCTGTTGACGTTATCGTTGCAGGTGACAATCATGCCTTGGCTAACGGTGAAGTGAATGGAAAATTGATCGTTCAAGCGTATTCTTATGGTACGGCATTTGAAGATATTAAATTGATGATTGACCCTGCAACTGGCGATGTAACTGAGAAATCAGCTACAGTTACATCGACTTTCCAAGAGGGTGTAAAAGAAGACCCTGAATCTTTAGCTATTATTAAAAAATCATTAGACAAGCATCCTGAGCTTACTAAGCCAGTAGGTACAACGGATGGTTCTGTTACCCGTACAGATGCTTATAATAACGAAGCCGCTCTGGGCAACCTCATTGCAGATTCAATGCGTGAAGCAGACTTTGGGGATAAGGCAAGTGCTGCTGACTTTGCATTTATGAATCCAGGTGGTATTCGTGCGGATCTGCCAAAAGGCGATGTGACCTTTGCTGATCTTGCTAAAATCCAACCTTTTGGTAATACTCTAGTGAAACTGGAGTTGACTGGCGAACAAATTAAAACGTTGTTGCAGCAACAATGGGGTACCAACGCTGATGGTACACCAAACACCAAAACTCTACAGATCTCTGGTCTGAAATATACTGCAGATTTCAATAAACCAGTGGCGGAACGTGTTACTGGTCTCACTCTTGAAGATGGCACACCTATTGATCCTGCAAAAACATATACGGCTGTAGTTAACAACTTTATGGCTGCAGGTGGAGATAACTATAAAGTGCTGGTAGATGCTAAATCATCCTTGGCTGGTCCTATCGATCTGGATGTATTCTACCAGTACATTGTAGATACGTATAAAGGCGCTGACATTGTGGCTAAAACGGAAGGACGTATCACGAATCTAGCTGCATCTAAAGAAGAAACAGAAACACCTGCAACAACAGAATTTATTTCCCGTGCTGAATTTGTTAGTGCTCTAGTAGACCTGTTGAAACTGAACGAAGTAGCTGCAGCACCTGCATTCAAGGATGTTGCTGCTAACGCTTCATATGCAGATGCAATCGCTGAAGCGACTCATGCTGGATTCATTCAAGGCTACGGTGGTAACTTCAATCCTGATCGTGATATCACTCGTGAAGAAGCAGCTACCATTCTTGCTAAATTGGTGAAAGATCAAGCTTCTGACAAAAATGCGGCTACGATTATTGCAGGTTTTGAAGATGGCAAAACCGTTTCTACCTATGCGGTGAAACCTATGGCAAAACTGATTGACAAAGGTATTCTTAGTGCAGCAGAGAAAAATCTGCTTCAACCTAAACAAGGTCTTTCTACTAACGATGCAAAAGCTTTAATTCAAAAAGCTGTTGCAGCAAAAGCTTCATAA
- a CDS encoding polysaccharide deacetylase family protein, whose translation MEDRVAEPAQQRTQLLRQFSAHMPKILILSLVTIGFLIVLSITSKGNDDSANTFSGSVGVAMAGEKDDDFEAPMVLTAISEPYKTETSVTAARTNPIVLSHVSDQSDSNHESFEVIDIDKEESFFGLPKEYVALTFDDGPSTLTKQFVDILTEQKVAATFLFVGQKVGPNQDAVIYASEHGMAIGNHSWDHSLLPKDTPQDQSESLSKTNSVLESLTHKTVTLFRPPYGAVNNKLVSEVKKLNMKTLLWNRDPEDWNAKKPEDIIRYFHQVEAAGGVYVLHENKNTLEALPAILKHLKEKNLKFVIFK comes from the coding sequence GTGGAAGACAGAGTAGCGGAACCCGCTCAGCAACGGACACAACTCCTGCGGCAATTCTCTGCACACATGCCCAAAATTTTGATTCTGTCCCTGGTAACTATCGGCTTTCTGATTGTTCTATCTATCACTTCGAAGGGGAATGACGATTCTGCAAATACGTTTAGCGGATCAGTCGGGGTGGCGATGGCTGGGGAAAAAGACGATGATTTTGAAGCGCCGATGGTGCTTACAGCTATAAGTGAACCATACAAGACGGAAACTTCAGTTACGGCTGCCAGAACAAATCCTATCGTCCTATCACACGTATCCGATCAGTCAGACAGTAATCACGAATCCTTTGAAGTCATCGATATTGATAAAGAGGAGTCTTTCTTTGGTTTGCCGAAGGAATATGTGGCTTTAACCTTTGATGACGGACCCTCCACGCTTACGAAGCAGTTTGTGGACATTCTGACAGAACAGAAGGTAGCGGCGACATTCCTGTTCGTGGGGCAGAAGGTGGGACCCAATCAAGATGCTGTTATCTATGCGAGTGAACATGGAATGGCGATTGGGAATCATTCCTGGGATCACAGTTTGCTTCCAAAGGACACCCCACAGGATCAGAGCGAGAGCTTGTCGAAGACAAACAGCGTTCTGGAATCATTGACGCATAAAACGGTTACTTTGTTCCGTCCACCATACGGTGCAGTTAACAACAAACTTGTCTCCGAGGTTAAGAAGTTGAATATGAAGACCCTTCTCTGGAATCGAGATCCAGAGGACTGGAATGCGAAGAAGCCAGAGGATATTATTCGATACTTTCATCAGGTCGAAGCTGCTGGCGGAGTATATGTGCTGCATGAGAACAAAAACACATTAGAAGCACTTCCGGCTATTCTTAAACACTTAAAAGAAAAAAATTTAAAATTCGTCATCTTCAAATAA
- a CDS encoding HEAT repeat domain-containing protein encodes MTNNHDIGAVNELPENFEELKRAANRTSWRERLNAVNELGNWDTAPTIKLLQHVLKNDQVFQVREAAYFKLKQLDEDVQMPAKNKGELFKGLNKILLRIKKSLPEGHTFEQFKEKLQKTRLDIYDTYEGDKDAEFDSWLHEIWETLGRK; translated from the coding sequence TTGACGAACAACCATGATATTGGAGCAGTTAACGAACTACCGGAAAACTTTGAAGAGCTCAAACGAGCGGCTAATCGGACGAGCTGGAGAGAAAGACTAAATGCGGTGAACGAATTGGGGAACTGGGATACAGCCCCTACCATTAAGTTACTGCAGCATGTTTTGAAAAATGATCAGGTGTTCCAGGTGCGTGAAGCTGCATATTTCAAGCTGAAGCAGTTAGATGAAGATGTTCAAATGCCTGCCAAAAACAAAGGTGAGCTGTTTAAAGGTCTTAACAAAATTTTGCTACGAATTAAAAAAAGCCTTCCTGAAGGTCACACATTTGAGCAATTCAAGGAAAAACTGCAAAAGACACGTCTGGATATTTATGATACTTACGAGGGCGACAAAGATGCTGAGTTCGATTCCTGGCTCCATGAAATTTGGGAGACACTAGGTAGAAAATAG
- a CDS encoding bifunctional glycosyltransferase family 2/GtrA family protein: protein MIIDKSEDGKTIILIPSLEPDERLLAYVRQLREYGLTHIVIVDDGSGEAYQSIFEELSENGCVLLRHAENLGKGAALKTGFKYIGQQFDASSFVVTADSDGQHAAEDVYRLAKEARQHPDALVLGVRNFSEGGIPPKSLLGNRMTSFIFAMLYGKKLSDTQTGLRAFGPGLLAFMQDVRGIRFEYELQMLISCIQSGIPIHTMPIQVIYENGNAGTHFKAVQDSARVMGVLFSNFLRFISSSVASSVVDLGIAWFLIDFLRPILGQQDYLRILLATVIARIISIVVNYVLNRHFVFRKEDSQGSLWRYLTLCGFVIVLSSTGVYLFHTVFFVDEKIAKFVCDALLFLLSFQLQRRWVFAARRKQL, encoded by the coding sequence ATGATTATAGATAAAAGTGAAGACGGCAAAACGATCATCCTTATTCCATCGCTTGAGCCAGATGAGAGACTTCTAGCCTATGTACGGCAATTGCGAGAATATGGCTTGACCCATATTGTCATTGTAGACGACGGATCTGGTGAGGCGTATCAATCGATTTTCGAAGAGCTGAGTGAGAACGGGTGTGTCTTGCTTCGGCATGCGGAAAATCTGGGAAAGGGTGCTGCGCTTAAAACCGGATTTAAGTATATCGGACAGCAGTTCGATGCATCTTCGTTCGTCGTCACTGCGGATTCAGATGGGCAGCACGCAGCAGAGGATGTATACAGACTTGCGAAAGAAGCCAGGCAGCACCCTGATGCATTGGTTCTCGGGGTAAGGAACTTCAGCGAGGGAGGCATACCGCCGAAATCTTTGCTGGGTAATCGGATGACGTCCTTTATTTTTGCTATGCTTTACGGTAAAAAGCTGTCAGATACCCAGACCGGGCTTCGAGCCTTTGGCCCCGGACTACTTGCTTTCATGCAAGATGTTCGCGGTATCCGGTTTGAATATGAGCTGCAGATGCTCATCTCGTGTATTCAGTCTGGTATCCCGATTCATACCATGCCGATTCAAGTCATCTATGAGAATGGAAATGCAGGGACACACTTTAAAGCTGTTCAGGACAGCGCTCGGGTGATGGGTGTGCTGTTCTCCAACTTCCTGCGGTTTATTTCCTCTTCCGTTGCGAGTTCTGTCGTTGATTTGGGAATTGCATGGTTTTTGATCGACTTTTTGCGGCCTATATTGGGTCAGCAGGATTATCTAAGAATTCTGCTCGCAACCGTGATTGCGAGAATTATTTCTATTGTCGTCAACTATGTACTGAATAGGCACTTTGTATTCCGTAAAGAGGATAGTCAGGGCAGTCTATGGCGCTATTTGACGTTGTGCGGATTCGTGATTGTGCTTTCCAGTACGGGGGTATATTTGTTCCATACGGTTTTCTTCGTGGATGAGAAAATCGCGAAATTTGTCTGTGATGCCTTGCTGTTCCTGCTCAGTTTTCAATTGCAGCGAAGATGGGTATTTGCAGCAAGGAGGAAGCAGCTGTAG
- a CDS encoding YheC/YheD family protein, whose product MLIKRDKWLQYRILHNASSLAGRLPETQLLKKDTLTKMLLQYQSVVLKPRNGSYGRDIIFIKRNGGKSYRIQNENNVVIMRDTDKVFQWLHKRNKSDGYIVQKRLYLAQIGHKPFDIRIIVQRKKGSSANWNVTGYYAKVAAQGYLVTNVTSRTIPVLEALKLARIEDPSLLVKAEHIALSSAKRLGEHYPTLRQVGFDIGIDRKHRIWIIEGNYKPDLRPFRLLKDSSMHRKILWYKKH is encoded by the coding sequence ATGTTAATCAAAAGAGATAAATGGCTGCAGTATCGCATTCTCCACAATGCGTCCTCTCTCGCCGGACGGTTACCAGAAACACAGTTACTTAAAAAGGACACTTTAACGAAAATGCTGCTTCAATATCAAAGCGTCGTACTGAAACCTCGCAACGGAAGTTATGGAAGGGATATCATTTTTATCAAACGTAACGGTGGGAAATCCTATCGTATTCAAAATGAAAATAATGTGGTCATCATGAGAGACACCGATAAGGTATTCCAATGGCTCCACAAAAGAAACAAAAGTGATGGATACATTGTCCAAAAACGTCTGTATCTTGCCCAAATTGGGCACAAGCCGTTCGACATTCGAATCATTGTTCAGCGCAAAAAAGGCTCTTCAGCCAATTGGAACGTTACCGGCTACTACGCTAAAGTTGCGGCGCAGGGATATCTAGTCACGAATGTGACTAGCCGCACCATTCCAGTGCTGGAGGCTCTCAAATTAGCTCGAATCGAAGATCCGAGCTTGCTTGTCAAAGCGGAACACATTGCACTATCTTCTGCCAAACGACTGGGAGAGCATTACCCTACGCTTAGACAAGTCGGGTTCGATATAGGTATCGACAGGAAACATCGAATTTGGATCATCGAAGGTAATTATAAACCCGACCTACGGCCTTTCCGGCTTTTGAAAGATTCCTCAATGCATCGCAAAATATTATGGTACAAGAAACATTAA
- a CDS encoding HNH endonuclease, translating to MYNYYKLDSFKHIMEYSMYKTFANKYKTSVRKINAKFRINGHIGVRFDTKKGSKVAFFYSSGFKKGQSEESDPKVDLLADYKRNYIYNRTKLVDRLLSSKCEWCEMEGVSLQMHHVRKLKDLKLRYLTRQYESL from the coding sequence ATATACAACTATTACAAGCTGGATAGCTTCAAGCACATTATGGAATACAGCATGTACAAGACGTTCGCCAATAAGTATAAAACTAGCGTTAGGAAAATCAACGCTAAGTTTAGAATTAACGGTCATATTGGAGTCAGATTCGACACAAAAAAGGGGTCGAAAGTTGCCTTCTTCTATAGTTCAGGTTTTAAAAAGGGGCAATCGGAGGAGTCCGATCCGAAAGTGGATCTCCTTGCAGATTACAAAAGGAATTATATCTATAATCGGACAAAACTCGTTGACCGCCTTCTATCCAGCAAATGTGAATGGTGTGAAATGGAGGGCGTGTCCCTTCAAATGCATCACGTAAGAAAGCTCAAGGATTTGAAGCTGCGTTATCTTACAAGACAATATGAGTCTCTTTAA
- a CDS encoding YdeI/OmpD-associated family protein → MAGTMGDVVFFNNQEEFNDWLEEYHAEASEIWVGYFGISTGRASLTWSTSVDAALCFGWIDGIRKTIDKQSYKIRFTPRKVNSVWSAVNVKKVKALIQLGKMRPEGMRVFNNRTDAQGYSSEQRNVELAKEYEEQIKANQTAWLFFTNLSPSYKRDSIWWVMSAKKEETRLRRLGILIASSEEGLKFQHCKKYITE, encoded by the coding sequence ATGGCTGGAACAATGGGAGATGTAGTTTTTTTCAACAACCAAGAAGAGTTTAACGATTGGTTAGAAGAATATCATGCTGAAGCTAGTGAAATTTGGGTGGGCTATTTTGGGATAAGTACAGGGCGTGCAAGCCTTACTTGGTCTACATCAGTAGATGCTGCTCTTTGTTTTGGGTGGATTGACGGTATACGAAAAACCATTGATAAACAAAGCTATAAGATTCGCTTTACTCCGCGCAAAGTAAATAGTGTATGGAGTGCTGTGAACGTAAAGAAGGTAAAAGCACTAATACAGCTTGGAAAGATGAGACCAGAAGGAATGCGCGTCTTTAACAACAGAACCGATGCACAAGGCTATTCCTCTGAACAAAGAAACGTGGAACTTGCCAAAGAATATGAAGAACAAATCAAGGCAAATCAAACAGCATGGCTATTCTTCACTAATTTATCACCATCCTATAAAAGAGATTCTATCTGGTGGGTAATGAGCGCCAAGAAAGAAGAAACACGATTAAGAAGGCTTGGAATATTGATCGCTTCATCTGAAGAAGGGCTAAAATTTCAACATTGCAAAAAATATATTACAGAATAG
- a CDS encoding glycosyltransferase family 2 protein, translated as MQNEKRQHIFFVITMILMSIYLLWRMFFTLPWGEGVLNVIFGMLLIVAETVTVLTTFELFFQKMQKERTQLDFPIVPPDFYPHVDVFIATHNEPVDLLYKTVNACTFMDYPDKQKVHIYLCDDGARPEVEELAKQFGVGYLGFPGNKHAKSGNLNNALSKTTSPLIATFDADMIPQHTFLMKTVPYFLLSTFIEENGRWRLRREDEIDKKFKLGLVQTPQSFYNPDLFQFNLYAEQGIPNEQDFFSREVNILRNASNAVAYTGSNTIISRQGMEDIGGFPLNTITEDFETSIRLQQEGYITYATQEVQAAGQTTTTVPSMIKQRIRWARGIIQSLQNTRAPISEKLPFWTRVTYLSSFLYWWSFFNRLIFILAPILFALFDFKIVNTTFWQILIFWLPSYFFYSVSMRYLSSNIRNQRWSQVIDTIFMPYLIWPVLLETLGIREKKFKVTNKSRANGRKWMSALLYALPHIFLLLLSIAAVIRYVNGKYGIALFFSSIIIFWLIHNMIALCYALFFMIGRRAYRETERIRAQEDVMIHDQDTNLRYQAKTVDVSEQGIAFYVPYPIYLPEQKTISLVVKSERYEANLQAVIVYVKQDGEGWRYSATVQPIDETDNRQYMQIIYDRKHSLPEKMNLWDTAYDDMLRNVKKRIVQPRSDQRKMPRLSLQLPVHFTNHAGCTLRSFNYRFFSATGLHGDITAGEVVTFYTKSNIEVILLHTGKTTANRREVLLSVENIDDIVERGLIDQLLSDLTHPHADRFTREG; from the coding sequence GTGCAAAACGAAAAAAGGCAACATATTTTCTTTGTCATCACCATGATCTTGATGTCGATTTATTTGCTATGGCGGATGTTCTTTACACTGCCATGGGGCGAAGGCGTTCTGAACGTCATCTTCGGCATGCTCTTAATTGTGGCTGAGACGGTAACCGTACTGACCACCTTTGAATTGTTTTTTCAAAAGATGCAAAAGGAACGTACGCAGCTCGACTTTCCCATCGTCCCTCCCGATTTTTATCCTCATGTGGATGTGTTCATTGCCACCCATAACGAGCCGGTTGATCTTTTGTATAAAACCGTCAATGCTTGTACGTTCATGGATTACCCTGACAAGCAGAAGGTTCACATCTATCTGTGTGATGATGGAGCACGACCTGAGGTGGAGGAGCTTGCGAAGCAGTTTGGCGTAGGATATCTGGGTTTTCCTGGCAACAAGCATGCCAAATCAGGTAACCTGAATAATGCCCTTAGCAAAACTACTTCTCCACTCATTGCAACCTTTGATGCAGATATGATCCCGCAACACACCTTTTTGATGAAAACAGTCCCGTATTTCCTGCTCTCCACGTTTATAGAAGAGAACGGGAGATGGCGGCTTCGCCGTGAGGATGAAATAGATAAAAAGTTCAAGCTGGGGTTGGTACAGACCCCTCAAAGCTTCTATAATCCGGATCTGTTTCAGTTTAACTTGTATGCAGAGCAAGGAATTCCGAATGAACAGGATTTCTTCTCCAGAGAAGTGAACATCCTGCGTAATGCCTCCAATGCGGTAGCCTATACCGGTAGCAATACGATCATTTCCCGGCAAGGTATGGAAGACATCGGCGGTTTCCCGTTGAACACGATCACCGAGGACTTTGAGACAAGCATCCGCTTACAGCAGGAAGGCTATATTACCTATGCGACTCAAGAGGTTCAAGCTGCCGGGCAGACGACAACAACTGTTCCGAGCATGATCAAGCAGCGAATTCGTTGGGCAAGGGGTATTATTCAGAGCCTGCAGAATACGCGTGCTCCTATATCTGAGAAGCTTCCTTTTTGGACGAGGGTAACCTATTTAAGCAGTTTCTTATACTGGTGGTCCTTCTTTAACCGGTTGATTTTCATTTTGGCACCCATTTTGTTTGCACTATTCGATTTTAAGATTGTAAACACAACCTTCTGGCAAATCTTAATATTCTGGCTTCCGTCCTATTTCTTCTACAGTGTATCGATGCGTTATCTGTCGAGCAATATTCGGAATCAGCGCTGGAGTCAGGTTATTGATACGATATTTATGCCTTATCTGATATGGCCGGTTCTCCTTGAAACGCTGGGCATCCGCGAGAAAAAATTCAAGGTTACGAATAAAAGCAGAGCGAACGGTCGGAAATGGATGTCTGCTCTGTTATATGCACTTCCGCATATCTTCCTGCTTTTGCTTTCGATTGCGGCTGTGATTCGGTACGTTAACGGTAAATATGGCATCGCGCTGTTCTTCAGCAGTATCATTATTTTCTGGCTCATTCATAATATGATTGCGCTGTGTTATGCCCTGTTCTTCATGATAGGGCGTCGTGCGTATCGGGAGACAGAGCGGATTCGGGCGCAGGAGGATGTTATGATCCACGACCAGGACACGAATCTGCGCTATCAGGCCAAGACAGTAGATGTATCTGAACAAGGTATTGCCTTTTATGTGCCGTATCCCATTTATCTACCTGAACAGAAGACGATCTCTCTGGTCGTAAAATCCGAGCGGTATGAGGCCAATCTTCAAGCGGTCATCGTTTATGTGAAACAGGATGGAGAAGGCTGGCGTTATTCCGCGACGGTTCAGCCGATTGATGAGACGGATAACCGTCAATACATGCAAATCATCTACGATCGTAAACACTCATTGCCAGAGAAGATGAATCTGTGGGATACGGCTTACGACGATATGCTTCGCAATGTAAAAAAACGTATTGTTCAACCTAGATCGGATCAACGAAAAATGCCGAGGCTTTCCCTTCAGCTTCCAGTTCATTTCACCAATCATGCTGGATGTACGCTGCGCAGCTTTAATTATCGTTTCTTTTCCGCTACGGGTCTTCATGGTGATATTACGGCAGGAGAGGTCGTTACTTTTTATACGAAGAGTAATATTGAAGTCATCTTGCTGCACACAGGGAAAACAACAGCCAATCGTCGCGAAGTACTTCTCTCGGTGGAGAATATTGATGATATCGTGGAGCGCGGTTTGATTGATCAATTGCTGAGTGATTTGACCCATCCACATGCCGATCGTTTCACCAGAGAGGGTTAG
- a CDS encoding YndJ family transporter — MNRSLKQLMKSLLAPAFPGGIITILIFYLDYFQFELVEKFLLFAAFVIVPLVILLMNHDEKNKHQRMVYAAMKWLQFPAALLTLASVMSSKMWGLESTTIPGILSLGWLLFTLLLGIYGLTTIVIAKGKAAEIAIGAGLVYFFIGGIWFTLYQYQLNLFQANPATHALSSVHFHFSSAIVPIFIGELGRIMTKKSWYPWVVAIDIIGPILIAIGMIFSKLIEYIGVTLFACNIVIYTAYLLAYLRKNALDNKATFFLGLSCLAFYTVVVLSILYPLLKKIFFLTILDFIPVYGSLHAFGFVLCGLIGWVYTVDFIKRKKMVKENR, encoded by the coding sequence ATGAATCGTTCCTTGAAGCAACTAATGAAATCATTATTAGCACCAGCGTTCCCCGGTGGTATCATAACCATTCTGATATTTTATCTTGATTACTTTCAATTCGAACTTGTTGAAAAGTTTCTACTTTTTGCGGCTTTCGTCATTGTACCTCTTGTGATTTTACTTATGAACCATGACGAAAAGAATAAACATCAACGAATGGTTTATGCTGCTATGAAATGGCTCCAGTTTCCCGCTGCGCTTCTTACCCTAGCCTCGGTAATGAGTAGTAAGATGTGGGGGTTAGAAAGTACGACAATCCCAGGGATTCTGTCCCTTGGGTGGCTACTGTTCACACTGCTGCTTGGCATCTATGGCTTGACCACTATTGTGATCGCTAAAGGAAAAGCAGCGGAAATAGCGATTGGAGCGGGGCTCGTTTATTTTTTTATCGGGGGCATTTGGTTTACCTTATATCAATATCAATTGAACCTCTTCCAAGCTAATCCTGCAACGCACGCATTAAGCTCAGTTCACTTTCATTTCTCATCTGCTATCGTTCCAATTTTTATTGGTGAACTTGGACGCATCATGACGAAGAAAAGCTGGTATCCCTGGGTCGTTGCCATCGATATCATCGGACCCATCTTGATTGCTATTGGTATGATTTTCTCTAAGCTAATTGAATACATTGGTGTCACTTTGTTCGCCTGTAATATTGTGATTTACACCGCTTATCTCCTTGCTTACTTGAGGAAAAACGCTTTGGATAATAAGGCGACCTTCTTTTTAGGCCTATCTTGTCTAGCCTTTTACACGGTTGTTGTGCTTTCCATTTTATATCCGCTACTAAAAAAGATATTTTTCTTAACCATACTTGATTTCATTCCCGTTTACGGATCTCTGCATGCATTTGGTTTTGTTTTATGTGGACTGATTGGTTGGGTGTACACGGTAGACTTCATTAAGAGAAAAAAGATGGTCAAGGAGAATAGATAG
- a CDS encoding alpha/beta fold hydrolase gives MVQPTLMIYGDRDTVQRSENLTKFVPNAEVVNLDCGHWIQQEKPEETNQAILRWLEEQNDAE, from the coding sequence ATGGTACAGCCGACCCTCATGATCTATGGTGACCGGGATACGGTCCAGAGGTCTGAAAACCTGACAAAGTTCGTGCCTAATGCGGAAGTGGTCAATCTGGATTGCGGTCATTGGATCCAGCAAGAAAAGCCGGAAGAAACAAACCAAGCGATTTTGAGATGGCTGGAAGAGCAGAATGATGCTGAATAG